In one Colletotrichum destructivum chromosome 2, complete sequence genomic region, the following are encoded:
- a CDS encoding Putative glycoside hydrolase, family 42, glycoside hydrolase superfamily gives MTAFEQPPASQLPHLRRSNGNTQLIVKGKPFLMLSGELHNSSLSSARFMSEVWPAMKANHVNTLLGAVTWEDIEPVEGQFNFAELDAVLAGAREHGMHLVLLWFGTYKNGISTYAPHWVKRDTKRFPRVQCLEAGGVKRTIEMVTPLSEEGCAADSRAFAALCRHLAQVDAEHNTVLMIQVENETGLLGDSRDRSHRANKAFAEPVPEALLRHLSERSADLHPKFKARFADPPPPATGGAHYSWEDLFGAGASADEAFMAYHISSYVGRVAAAGKKEYDIPLYTNTWLNFDDPSDLDLRGVPIVVGGGAEPGVYPSGGPCPHVLDIWRYNTIFTPHKSLDFLAPDLYFHNYEAVCRDYTAQGNPLFIPEQRRDENGARRVWLSYGTYGALGASPFGIDTGAEVVGREFKLLSQVAPYLLAARPEDRMGFFFDEEVDTAGKGERWTRVFGDIEVIVERAFVFGKPGPGGGLVIHLGGAKFLAVGRGFNVRFRSVRKEATFTGILAAEEKEVGEDGALRTLRVLNGDETRSGEFLIMPNDDPDYGGFPIAVTVPARTCIAEIEAYWVAEDEADR, from the coding sequence ATGACAGCTTTTGAACAACCCCCCGCATCGCAGCTCCCGCACCTCCGCCGCAGCAATGGCAACACGCAGctcatcgtcaagggcaagccCTTCCTGATGCTGTCGGGCGAGCTGCACAACTCGTCCCTCTCGTCGGCCCGCTTCATGTCCGAGGTCTGGCCCGCCATGAAGGCCAACCACGTCAACACGCTCCTGGGCGCCGTGACGTGGGAGGACATCGAGCCCGTCGAGGGCCAGTTCAACTTCgcggagctcgacgccgtgctggccGGCGCGAGAGAGCACGGCATGCACCTCGTCCTGCTCTGGTTCGGCACCTACAAGAACGGCATCTCGACGTACGCGCCGCACTGGGTCAAGCGCGACACGAAGCGCTTCCCGCGCGTCCAgtgcctcgaggccggcggcgtcaagcGGACCATCGAGATGGTCACCCCGCTCAGCGAGGAAGGCTGCGCGGCCGACTCGCGGGCCTTTGCCGCGCTGTGCAGGCACCTCGCgcaggtcgacgccgagcacAACACGGTGCTCATGATCCAGGTCGAGAACGAGACGGGCCTGCTGGGCGACTCGCGCGACCGCTCCCACCGCGCTAACAAGGCCTTCGCCGAGCCCGTCCCCGAGGCCCTCCTGCGCCACCTGAGCGAGAGGTCGGCCGACCTGCACCCCAAGTTCAAGGCGCGCTTCGCcgacccgccgccgccggcgacgggcggcgcgcACTACTCGTGGGAGGACCTCTTCGGCGCTggcgcctcggccgacgaggccttcATGGCGTACCACATCTCGTCGTACGtcggccgcgtcgccgccgcggggaAGAAGGAGTACGACATCCCGTTGTACACCAACACGTGGCTCAACTTTGACGACCCgtccgacctcgacctccgcGGCGtgcccatcgtcgtcggcggcggcgccgagcccGGCGTCTACCCCTCGGGAGGGCCCTGCCCGCACGTGCTCGACATCTGGCGCTACAACACCATCTTCACACCGCACAAGTCGCTCGACTTCCTGGCGCCCGACCTGTACTTCCACAACTACGAGGCCGTGTGCCGGGACTACACGGCGCAGGGGAACCCGCTCTTCATCCCGGAGCAGCGGcgcgacgagaacggcgcgCGGCGGGTGTGGCTCTCGTACGGCACCTACGGTGCGTTGGGCGCGAGCCCGTTCGGCATCGAcacgggcgccgaggtcgtcggccgcgAGTTCAAGCTGCTGTCGCAGGTGGCGCCGTACCTGCTCGCGGCGCGGCCCGAGGACCGcatgggcttcttcttcgacgaggaggtcgacaCGGCCGGCAAGGGCGAGAGGTGGACGCGGGTCTTTGGCGACATCgaggtcatcgtcgagcgcgccttcgtcttcggcaagCCGGGCccgggcggcgggcttgtcatccacctcggcggcgccaagtTCCTCGCTGTCGGTCGCGGGTTCAACGTCCGCTTCCGCAGCGTGCGCAAGGAGGCGACGTTCACGGGCAtcctggcggcggaggagaaggaggtgggcgaggacggcgcgcTGCGGACGCTGAGGGTGctcaacggcgacgagacgCGCAGTGGCGAGTTTCTCATCATGCCCAACGACGACCCGGACTACGGCGGGTTCCCCATCGCCGTGACAGTGCCGGCGCGGACGTgcatcgccgagatcgaggcctactgggtcgccgaggacgaggcggatCGATga
- a CDS encoding Putative FAD dependent oxidoreductase, FAD/NAD(P)-binding domain superfamily, MTOX family: MAQHLDPIVVVGAGVFGLSIALELRQRGHTNITVIDRMLPPVADGSSNDANRIIRPDYVDPFYARIATEAVREWNAGDLYRPHYHQAGFALVSESEPGRDEFLERGKRAIERQGNRYVEFATTDELRRLRPELRDMTFPFSGYISKNAGWADAAGAVRAVAARCSELGIAFVTGPRGTMTSLKTDGGHSRVVGVNVAAGPPLLAAKVILATGAWTNHYVDLGHAITSSAQPVGFLQLTPEEALKLADMPVVDNMTSGIFVFPPTPGTNLLKIARHGHGFENKIPAVAAAAASSSGVGGDRRVSAPRHDANNAAASWIPEDAEAAFRGALKQLVPLAADKPWSRLRLCWYTETRDGNFIADHHPDYQGLFILTGGSGHGFKFLPVLGRYTADCFERVASPEVQEKWKLSRDFTARDPVVCNDGSRRGPLRRELTMEERAKL; the protein is encoded by the exons ATGGCCCAGCACCTCGaccccatcgtcgtcgtcggcgccggcgtcttcgggctctccatcgccctcgagctccgGCAACGCGGACACACCAACATCACCGTCATCGACCGCATGctcccgcccgtcgccgacggcagcagcaacgacGCCAACCGCATCATCCGCCCGGACTACGTCGACCCCTTCTACGCCCGCAtcgccaccgaggccgtccgcgaGTGGAACGCTGGCGACCTCTACCGCCCGCACTACCACCAGGCCggcttcgccctcgtctccGAGTCCGAGCCCGGCCGCGACGAGTTCCTCGAGAGGGGCAAGCGCGCCATCGAGCGCCAGGGGAACCGGTACGTCGAGTTCGCCACCACCGACGAGCTCCGCCGGCTGAGGCCTGAGCTGCGCGACATGACCTTCCCCTTCTCGGGGTACATCAGCAAGAACGCCGGCTGGgcggatgccgccggcgccgtccgagccgtcgccgcgcggTGCAGcgagctcggcatcgcctTCGTCACAGGGCCCAGGGGCACCATGACCTCGCTCAAGACGGACGGCGGTCACTCGCGCGTCGTGGGCGTCAACGTCGCCGCGGGCCCGCCGCTGCTCGCCGCCAAGGTGATCCTCGCGACGGGCGCCTGGACGAACCACtacgtcgacctcggccacgccATCACCTCGTCGGCCCAGCCCGTCGGCTTCCTCCAGCTCACCCCGGAAGAGGCCCTGAAGCTGGCGGACATGCCCGTGGTGGACAACATGACGTCGGGCATCTTTGTAttcccgccgacgccggggaCGAACCTGCTCAAGATCGCCCGGCACGGACACGGCTTTGAGAATAAGATCCCAGCAgtggctgccgccgccgcatcgtcgtcgggggTTGGTGGCGACAGGCGTGTTTCGGCACCGAGGCACGACGCGAAcaacgccgcggcgtcgTGGATCCCGGAAGACGCTGAGGCGGCGTTCCGCGGCGCGCTGAAGCAGCTGGTTCCCCTGGCGGCCGACAAGCCGTGGtcgcggctgcggctgtgCTGGTACACCGAGACGAGGGACGGCAACTTCATCGCGGACCATCATCCGGACTATCAGGGTCTCTTTATCCTTACCGGAGGGTCTGGACA CGGCTTCAAATTCCTCCCCGTTCTCGGACGCTACACTGCCGATTGCTTCGAGCGGGTGGCGTCCCCCGAGGTGCAGGAAAAGTGGAAGCTGAGCAGGGACTTCACGGCTCGGGATCCTGTCGTCTGTAACGACGGGAGCCGACGTGGTCCCTTAAGGCGGGAACTGACgatggaggagagggcgaAGCTGTGA
- a CDS encoding uncharacterized protein (Putative zn(2)Cys(6) fungal-type DNA-binding domain, transcription factor domain, fungi), producing METASSSSSEPRLRNSCESCRRKKTKCTGERPTCSFCQRLGQPCVYLAREQHHARAERNPGIVKTSGSKERVRRLETQVGQIFEILQSLTENGTRGSTASPFAPVPSRDDEASLSNGGDAAVHDNASEPQGLSFDPTASPEPPPDAVDHLIRVYKKDIAFRPLPLFGRSILRSRLSSPTPQFLRRSFLALTLRFGTHPFFRGKEGECADFYAGSAYTDLMPLALEGVATVEVVQSLCLLALQDLKVCKPARAWGTIGMAARLEVSRGWNRRELDQAVQDDAEDDESSRCFWSVYILEKAFSAQCSVLDRCVVQPRYPDSASLTPQLPPTTTTSTEGQAGRFDGINSSFLRVISIWGDVTSYNHGVRCSRRERPWLPTSKYTELTQKMYEFEDQTALKHLFKNAAFTDRTPADVSENLEYWRPWVLMQITHHATSAVLNHPFIHISGLGEASRRQPPRLFMQGVVDQAQYHAQWVGRLVQMCEAAQFDILDPLLGTLVAATATVAWVFRFAPDSSAASKSVACFDICEGFNMQVKLLESLRGVSGQTRGDGDSVITFRPSKLWELLDNSIVVPKLSPHSNSSSSASNSRRESPLPDATLSVTTHILHPVDEAAEATARSPTATDNNDTDSAAQARPGDELCFDDFFSQYLPTEMNCAPEAVQVPMAWQNLRD from the exons ATGGAAaccgcctcctcgtcctcctccgagcCCCGCCTCCGCAACTCGTGTGAGTCGTGTAG gaggaagaagaccAAGTGCACGGGAGAGAGGCCTACGTGCTCTTTCTGCCAGCGGCTGGGCCAACCGTGTGTCTACCTCGCGCGGGAGCAGCACCATGCGCGGGCCGAGAGGAACCCAGGCATAGTCAAGAC CTCGGGTTCCAAGGAACGCGTGAGACGACTGGAGACGCAAGTCGGCCAGATCTTCGAGATTCTGCA AAGTTTGACCGAGAACGGCACGAGAGGATCGACAGCATCGCCTTTTGCGCCTGTTCCGAGCCGTGATGACGAAGCGAGCCTAAGCAATGGCGGCGATGCAGCAGTCCACGACAACGCTTCGGAACCCCAAGGCTTATCATTCGACCCAACAGCGTC GCCCGAGCCTCCGCCGGACGCGGTGGACCACCTGATCCGAGTCTACAAGAAAGACATCGCCTTCAGGCCGTTGCCGCTCTTCGGCCGCTCCATCCTCCGGAGCCggctgtcgtcgccgacgccccAGTTTCTCCGCCGGAGTTTCCTTGCGTTGACGTTGAGGTTCGGCACCCATCCCTTCTTTCGGGGGAAGGAGGGCGAGTGCGCCGACTTTTACGCCGGTTCGGCTTATACCGACCTCATGCCCCTGGCCCTCGAGGGGGTCGCCACGGTCGAGGTGGTGCAGTCTCTGTGCTTGCTGGCGCTGCAGGATCTGAAAG TCTGCAAACCCGCCAGAGCATGGGGTACGATCGGTATGGCAGCCCGGCTCGAAGTCTCCCGCGGCTGGAACCGGCGGGAGCTCGATCAGGCGGTAcaggacgatgccgaggacgacgaaaGTAGCCGGTGCTTCTGGAGCGTGTACATTTTGGAAAAGGCCTTTTCCGCGCAGTGCTCGGTCCTAGACCGCTGCGTCGTTCAGCCCAGGTATCCCGACAGTGCTTCTCTGACCCcccagctgccgccgacgacgacgacgagcacggAGGGGCAGGCCGGCCGGTTCGACGGCATCAACTCGTCGTTCCTCCGGGTCATCTCCATCTGGGGCGACGTGACGTCGTACAACCACGGCGTTCGCTGCAGTCGACGCGAGCGGCCCTGGCTCCCGACGTCCAAGTACACGGAGTTGACCCAGAAGATGTACGAGTTCGAGGACCAGACCGCCCTCAAGCACCTCTTCAAGAACGCGGCCTTCACGGACCGCACGCCGGCCGACGTCTCCGAGAATCTCGAGTACTGGCGGCCATGGGTCCTCATGCAGATCACCCACCATGCCACGTCAGCCGTCCTAAACCACCCCTTCATCCACATCAGCGGGCTCGGGGAGGCGAGCCGCCGGCAGCCGCCAAGGCTGTTCAtgcagggcgtcgtcgaccaggcGCAGTACCACGCCCAGTGGGTCGGCCGGCTCGTCCAGATGTGCGAGGCCGCGCAGTTCGACATCCTCGATCCGTTGCTGGGGACGCTGGTggccgccacggccacggtGGCGTGGGTGTTCCGGTTCGCCCCGGacagctcggcggcgtcgaaatCAGTGGCTTGCTTCGACATCTGCGAGGGCTTT AATATGCAGGTCAAGCTCCTCGAATCCCTCCGAGGCGTGTCGGGACAGACacgcggcgacggcgactcGGTCATCACCTTCCGGCCTTCGAAGCTGTGGGAGCTGCTCGACAacagcatcgtcgtcccGAAGCTCTCGCCTCACTCGAACAGCTCCTCGAGCGCAAGTAACAGCAGGCGCGAGAGCCCGTTGCCCGATGCCACGCTGAGCGTGACGACGCACATACTGCACCccgtggacgaggccgccgaagcTACGGCACGAAGCCCCACTGCAACTGATAATAATGACACAGACTCCGCCGCGCAGGCGAGGCCCGGGGACGAACTGTGTTTCGACGATTTCTTCTCGCAATACCTGCCTACGGAGATGAACTGCGCCCCGGAGGCTGTTCAGGTGCCGATGGCATGGCAGAATCTGAGAGATTAG
- a CDS encoding Putative flavin monooxygenase, FAD/NAD(P)-binding domain superfamily — MGSQGLPLDAQAVDECRPIKVICIGAGISGILTAIRFPQRIKNLDLTVYEKNEGPGGTWFENKYPGISCDIPSHAYQYTFENNPNWSRFYSPGSEILEYLNHVVDKYGARKYMKFQHEFKGARWCEDTGKWEVQLLRHTDGQTIYDTADVVVKATGTLNKWKWPDIPGLHDFKGTLLHSANWDTSFDAAGKTLAVIGNGSTGIQIVPALQPKAKRIDSYIRSKAWVSPTGPYAEVVAEHGNAENFTYSEKEKTALSQNPAALLAHRKDLEEVLHRAYLGIFSNSKSQTDASERLETLLRKKLAPKPGLFELLKPEWPVGCKRLGASPGYLESIVQDNVDIVTCGIRRVTPNGILGRDDVERPADAIICATGFDTSLRTTSTPIIGQDGISLNEVWTPEPEAYLSIMPVKMPNLFLYLGPNGAPNSTMVVMIEFQCDYMIKCIQKLQREHLRSMVPKAEAKDDFVRYADRFFDGTVLTEDCASWFKSGGRSDGRITAMWPGSLVHAWRVYENPRWEDFEYERLPATERNRFAWFGNGLTVSQMRGTAATAYLDHVDVPPVDPAFGANIARQHEPRQASLIEVVRVHK; from the exons ATGGGATCTCAAGGCCTCCCTCTCGATGCTCAAGCTGTTGACGAATGCCGCCCCATCAAGGTTATCTGtatcggcgccggcatctCGGGCATCCTTACTGCCATCCGCTTTCCGCAGCGCATCAAGAACTTGGACCTTACCGTGTACGAGAAGAATGAAGGTCCCGGCGGCACATGGTTTGAGAACAA atatcccggaatctcTTGTG ACATCCCCTCTCATGCGTACCAGTACACATTCGAGAACAACCCGAATTGGTCCCGGTTCTACTCCCCTGGATCCGAGATCCTGGAGTACCTCAACCATGTCGTTGACAAGTACGGCGCTCGGAAGTACATGAAGTTTCAGCACGAGTTCAAGGGTGCTCGCTGGTGTGAGGATACAGGCAAATGGGAGGTTCAACTTCTCAGACACACGGACGGCCAA ACCATCTACGACACGGCCGATGTCGTGGTCAAGGCCACCGGCACGCTGAACAAGTGGAAGTGGCCCGACATCCCGGGGCTCCACGACTTCAAGGGGACGCTTCTGCACTCCGCTAACTGGGACACGTCCTTTGACGCGGCCGGCAAGACGCTGGCCGTGATTGGGAACGGGTCGACGGGCATCCAGATCGTCCCGGCCCTGCAGCCCAAAGCAAAGCGGATCGACTCGTACATCCGCTCCAAGGCGTGGGTGTCCCCGACGGGGCCTTATGCCGAGGTGGTGGCCGAGCACGGTAACGCCGAGAACT TCACCTACTCGGAAAAGGAAAAGACTGCGCTCTCACAGAACCCGGCGGCGCTGTTGGCCCACCGGAAAGACCTCGAAGAAGTCCTACACCGGGCCTACCTGGGCATCTTCTCCAACTCAAAGTCTCAGACAGACGCGTCCGAACGGCTCGAGACGCTTCTCAGGAAGAAGCTCGCGCCTAAACCTGGCCTGTTCGAGCTCTTGAAGCCCGAGTGGCCCGTCGGCTGCAAGCGGCTCGGCGCCTCGCCGGGCTACCTCGAGTCCATCGTCCAAGACAACGTCGACATCGTGACGTGTGGGATCCGGCGCGTCACGCCGAACGGCATCCTGGGCCGGGACGATGTCGAGCGGCCGGCCGATGCCATCATCTGCGCCACGGGCTTCGACAC GTCCCTGAGAACGACCAGCACACCGATCATAGGCCAAGACGGCATATCGCTGAACGAGGTATGGACGCCCGAGCCAGAGGCCTACCTGTCCATCATGCCGGTCAAGATGCCCAACCTGTTCCTCTACCTCGGGCCGAACGGGGCGCCCAACTCGACGATGGTGGTCATGATCGAGTTCCAGTGCGACTACATGATCAAGTGCATCCAGAAGCTGCAGCGGGAGCACCTCAGGTCCATGGTCCCGAAagccgaggccaaggacgacTTCGTCCGGTACGCCGACCGGTTCTTCGACGGGACGGTGCTCACCGAGGACTGCGCGTCGTGGTTCAAGAGCGGCGGGCGCAGCGACGGGCGCATCACGGCCATGTGGCCCGGGTCGCTCGTGCACGCGTGGAGGGTGTACGAGAACCCACGGTGGGAGGACTTCGAGTACGAGAGgctgccggcgacggagaggaaCAGGTTCGCCTGGTTCGGGAACGGCCTCACCGTCAGCCAGATGCGGGGGACGGCGGCCACCGCGTATCTCGACCACGTCGATGTTCCGCCTGTTGATCCTGCATTTGGGGCGAATATAGCAAGGCAGCATGAACCGAGACAGGCCTCTCTCATTGAGGTCGTTCGGGTACATAAGTAA
- a CDS encoding Putative proton-dependent oligopeptide transporter family, MFS transporter superfamily: MATRIDTYQDGDKDLSEVSSAKIDSELAPTPDGGQPTEHEKTALRLVSDTVPLAAWLVCVVETAERFTYYALSGPFQNYMQYPYGNKLIPGALGLGQANASSISYGFMFWMYLTPMLGAYIADSYAGRMRTISGGAALYICGLAILFITSLPFSLERGAGLGGFVTALLLIGAGAGFIKANVGIMIFEQYTETKQRVKTLRSGERVILDPQTTISNIYMIFYNVLCIGCLSGIPATYIEHRIGFWAAFLVPFCVFWIAIFTLYFGRKTYVQRVPEPVLGKAFSIFRIAIKSGFNMDAAKPSYQAQHGGNYTVTWDDKFVDELKRSLYACKVFIPQPIAWLCYLQALNNLVSQAGTMERHGLPNDILYNFTLIIEIVLIHVFRTGLYPLLRKWHVGIGPIRRITAGFLAGTLAIAWAAIVQKIIYSAGPCYDAPLACEASEGGTIPNRVHVMLQFPSYVLFALSEVGFAITASEYAYTKAPKSMKSIIGSINYLTVAVAALLGMAVSRAASDPGLTWLYTSLAIVYFVVTCLFWYFCHGYDKLEDELFDLDREDNA, translated from the exons ATGGCTACCCGGATCGATACCTACCAGGACGGGGACAAGGACCTCTCGGA GGTCTCGTCCGCCAAAATCGACAGTGAACTGGCGCCCACGCCCGATGGCGGCCAGCCTACCGAGCATGAGAAGACTGCCCTGCGTCTGGTGAGCGACACGGTTCCGCTCGCAGCCTGGCTCGTATGCGTCGTTGAGACCGCGGAGCGGTTCACGTACTATGCTCTCTCCGGCCCATTCC AAAACTACATGCAATACCCCTACGGCAACAAGCTCATccccggcgccctcggcctcggccaggccaACGCCAGCAGCATCTCCTACGGCTTCATGTTTTGGATGTACCTCACGCCCATGCTCGGCGCCTACATCGCCGACTCGTATGCCGGGCGGATGCGGACCatcagcggcggcgccgccctctaCATCTGcggcctcgccatcctcttcatcacctCCCTGCCCTTCTCGCTCGAGCGCggtgccggcctcggcggcttcgtcacGGCTCTGCTCCTCATCGGCGCTGGTGCCGGCTTCATCAAGGCCAACGTCGGCATCATGATCTTTGAGCAGTACACTGAGACGAAGCAGAGGGTCAAGACACTGAGGTCGGGCGAGAGGGTCATCCTCGACCCGCAGACgaccatctccaacatctACATGATCTTCTACAACGTCCTCTGCATCGGCTGCCTCTCGGGCATCCCGGCGACGTACATCGAGCACCGCATCGGTTTCTGGGCCGCCTTCCTCGTGCCCTTTTGCGTTTTCTGGATCGCCATCTTCACGCTCTACTTTGGCAGAAAGACCTATG TCCAACGAGTCCCTGAGCCCGTCCTCGGCAAGGCCTTTAGCATCTTCCGCATCGCCATCAAGAGCGGCTTCAACATGGATGCGGCGAAGCCTTCGTACCAGGCCCAGCACGGCGGAAACTACACAGTCACATGGGACGACAAGTTCGTCGACGAATTGAAGCGCAGCCTCTACGCCTGCAAGGTTTT CATCCCCCAGCCCATCGCCTGGCTCTGTTATCTTCAGGCCCTCAACAACCTCGTTTCTCAAGCCGGCACCATG GAACGACACGGTCTACCCAACGACATCCTCTACAACTTCACTCTTATCATCGAAATCGTCCTCATCCATGTCTTCCGGACTGGGCTCTACCCCTTGCTCCGCAAGTGGcacgtcggcatcggcccgATCCGCCGCATTACGgccggcttcctcgccggcacgCTGGCCATCGCGTGGGCGGCCATCGTCCAAAAGATCATTTACTCGGCCGGCCCATGCTACGACGCGCCGCTCGCCTGCGAAGccagcgagggcggcacCATCCCCAACCGCGTCCACGTCATGCTGCAGTTCCCTTCGTACGTGCTCTTCGCGCTGTCCGAGgtcggcttcgccatcaCGGCGAGCGAGTACGCCTACACCAAGGCGCCCAAGAGCATGAAGAGCATCATCGGGTCCATCAACTAcctcaccgtcgccgtcgccgcgctcCTCGGCATGGCGGTCTCCCGAGCGGCCAGCGACCCGGGACTCACCTGGTTGTACACTtccctcgccatcgtctACTTTGTGGTCACATGTCTGTTCTGGTACTTCTGCCACGGATACGACAAGCTAGAGGACGAGCTGTTTGACCTGGATCGCGAGGATAATGCGTGA